Proteins encoded by one window of Camelus bactrianus isolate YW-2024 breed Bactrian camel chromosome 9, ASM4877302v1, whole genome shotgun sequence:
- the RTN2 gene encoding reticulon-2 isoform X2, with translation MGSKVADLLYWKDTRTSGVVFTGLMVSLLCLLHFSIVSVAAHVALLLLCSTISLRVYRKVLQAVHRGDGANPFQAYLDVDLTLTREQTERLSQQMASHVVSVAMQLRHFFLVEDLVDSLKLALLFYILTFVGAVFNGLTLLILGVIGLFTVPLLYRQHQAQIDQYVGLVTNQLSHIKAKIRAKIPGTGALASAAAAVSGSKAKAE, from the exons ATGGGGAGTAAAG TGGCGGACCTGCTGTACTGGAAGGACACGAGGACGTCGGGAGTGGTCTTCACGGGCCTCATGgtctccctgctctgcctcctgcaTTTTAGCATCGTGTCCGTGGCCGCCCACGTGGCCCTGTTGCTGCTCTGCAGCACCATCTCTCTCAGGGTTTACCGAAAAGTGCTGCAGGCCGTGCACCGGGGGGACGGCGCCAACCCTTTCCA GGCCTACCTGGATGTGGATCTGACCCTGACTCGGGAGCAGACAGAACGTTTGTCCCAGCAGATGGCCTCCCACGTGGTCTCTGTGGCCATGCAGCTGCGGCATTTCTTCCTGGTAGAAGACCTCGTGGACTCCCTCAAG CTGGCCCTTCTCTTCTACATCTTGACCTTCGTGGGTGCCGTCTTCAATGGTTTGACTCTCCTCATTCTGG GAGTGATTGGCTTATTCACAGTTCCTCTGCTGTACCGACAGCACCAG GCCCAGATTGACCAGTATGTGGGATTGGTGACCAATCAGTTGAGCCACATCAAAGCTAA GATCCGAGCTAAGATCCCAGGGACCGGAGCCCTTGCCTCGGCAGCAGCCGCAGTCTCCGGATCCAAAGCCAAAGCCGAATGA
- the RTN2 gene encoding reticulon-2 isoform X1 yields the protein MGQVLPVFAHCKEAPSTASSTPDSTEGGNDDSDFRELHTAREFSEDDEEETTSQDWGTPRELTFSYIAFDGVMGSAARRDSAARRPRPQGRSVSEPRDPPPQPGLGDSLESIPSLSQSPEPGRRGDPNSAPPAERPLEDLGLKLDQLGWAARGAGSGEDSATSSSTPLEDEEPDGSEAGEARKELDLQIGLAQSSPPEVLTPQPSPGSGTPQARTPSPPRSRDSNSWPDESSLVEKEELWGQLEREPITGQCLHSTDQSEFTLEPYLLVADLLYWKDTRTSGVVFTGLMVSLLCLLHFSIVSVAAHVALLLLCSTISLRVYRKVLQAVHRGDGANPFQAYLDVDLTLTREQTERLSQQMASHVVSVAMQLRHFFLVEDLVDSLKLALLFYILTFVGAVFNGLTLLILGVIGLFTVPLLYRQHQAQIDQYVGLVTNQLSHIKAKIRAKIPGTGALASAAAAVSGSKAKAE from the exons ATGGGGCAGGTCCTGCCGGTCTTCGCCCACTGCA AAGAAGCTCCATCTACAGCGTCCTCTACCCCTGACTCTACAGAAG GAGGGAATGACGACTCGGATTTTCGTGAGCTGCACACAGCCCGGGAATTCTCAGAGGATGACGAGGAAGAGACCACATCGCAGGACTGGGGCACTCCCCGGGAGCTGACCTTCTCCTACATTGCCTTTGATGGCGTGATGGGCTCTGCGGCCCGCAGGGATTCAGCTGCCCGCCGCCCAAGGCCCCAGGGCCGCTCAGTCTCGGAGCCGCGAGACCCACCCCCTCAGCCTGGCCTGGGCGATAGCTTGGAGAGCATCCCCAGCCTGAGCCAATCCCCGGAGCCTGGGCGCCGTGGTGACCCCAATTCTGCCCCTCCGGCGGAGCGTCCCCTGGAGGACCTGGGTCTCAAGCTGGACCAGCTGGGCTGGGCGGCCCGGGGAGCAGGGTCCGGGGAGGACTCTGCCACAAGTAGCTCCACCCCACTAGAAGACGAGGAGCCGGATGGATCGGAGGCTGGAGAGGCTAGGAAAG AACTGGACCTACAAATTGGACTCGCTCAGTCTTCACCGCCCGAAGTCTTGACTCCgcagcccagccctggctctgggACCCCTCAGGCCCGCACTCCATCCCCTCCCCGATCCCGGGATTCAAACTCTTGGCCGGATGAGTCCTCGCTGGTCGAGAAGGAAGAGCTGTGGGGGCAGCTGGAGCGGGAGCCAATCACGGGGCAGTGCCTCCATAGCACGGACCAATCAGAATTCACATTGGAACCATACCTTCTAG TGGCGGACCTGCTGTACTGGAAGGACACGAGGACGTCGGGAGTGGTCTTCACGGGCCTCATGgtctccctgctctgcctcctgcaTTTTAGCATCGTGTCCGTGGCCGCCCACGTGGCCCTGTTGCTGCTCTGCAGCACCATCTCTCTCAGGGTTTACCGAAAAGTGCTGCAGGCCGTGCACCGGGGGGACGGCGCCAACCCTTTCCA GGCCTACCTGGATGTGGATCTGACCCTGACTCGGGAGCAGACAGAACGTTTGTCCCAGCAGATGGCCTCCCACGTGGTCTCTGTGGCCATGCAGCTGCGGCATTTCTTCCTGGTAGAAGACCTCGTGGACTCCCTCAAG CTGGCCCTTCTCTTCTACATCTTGACCTTCGTGGGTGCCGTCTTCAATGGTTTGACTCTCCTCATTCTGG GAGTGATTGGCTTATTCACAGTTCCTCTGCTGTACCGACAGCACCAG GCCCAGATTGACCAGTATGTGGGATTGGTGACCAATCAGTTGAGCCACATCAAAGCTAA GATCCGAGCTAAGATCCCAGGGACCGGAGCCCTTGCCTCGGCAGCAGCCGCAGTCTCCGGATCCAAAGCCAAAGCCGAATGA
- the LOC141578582 gene encoding optic atrophy 3 protein homolog has product MEMRTKMRLMGFNAESVKPLNEEAAAELGAELLGEATIFVMACSCLVLEYWRHQKNLRRKKGKRRAAWTAMRDEVDHLALALEALQAQVQAAPPRGALEELQAQMREVRAQLCALDQPPAPEE; this is encoded by the coding sequence ATGGAGATGCGGACCAAGATGCGCCTCATGGGCTTCAATGCCGAATCCGTCAAGCCGCTGAACGAGGAGGCGGCCGCTGAGCTGGGCGCCGAGCTGCTGGGCGAGGCCACCATCTTCGTCATGgcctgcagctgcctggtgctGGAGTACTGGCGCCACCAGAAGAACCTGCGTCGTAAGAAGGGGAAGCGGCGCGCCGCCTGGACCGCGATGCGGGACGAGGTGGACCACTTGGCGCTGGCGCTCGAGGCCCTGCAGGCGCAGGTGCAGGCGGCGCCGCCGCGGGGCGCCCTGGAGGAGCTGCAGGCGCAGATGCGAGAGGTGCGCGCCCAGCTCTGCGCCCTGGATCAGCCGCCCGCGCCGGAGGAATAG
- the VASP gene encoding vasodilator-stimulated phosphoprotein isoform X2 encodes MSETVVCSSRATVMLYDDNNKRWMPAGTGPQAFSRVQIYHNPTANSFRVVGRKMQPDQQVVINCAIVRGVKYNQATPNFHQWRDARQVWGLNFGSKEDATQFAAGMASALEALEGGGPPPPPPPTAPPTWSVQNGPSAEEVEQQKRQQQAEHMERRVSNAGGPPAPPAGGPPPPPGPPPPPGPPPPPGISSSGVSAAGHGAGAGPPPAPPLPAAQGPSGGGTGAPGLATAIAGAKLRKVSKQEEAPGASLAPKAESSRSTGGGLMEEMNAMLARRRKATQVGEKPAKDESANEEPEARVPAHCESVRRPWEKNSTTLPRMKSSSSVTTSEAHPSTPSSNDESDLERVKQELLEEVRKELQKVKEEIIEAFVQELRKRGSP; translated from the exons ATGAG TGAGACTGTCGTCTGCTCCAGCCGGGCCACTGTGATGCTTTACGATGACAACAACAAGCGATGGATGCCTGCTGGCACGGGCCCCCAGGCCTTCAGCCGCGTCCAGATCTACCACAACCCCACCGCCAACTCCTTCCGGGTGGTCGGTCGGAAGATGCAGCCGGACCAGCAG GTGGTCATCAACTGTGCCATCGTCCGCGGTGTCAAGTATAACCAGGCCACCCCCAACTTCCACCAGTGGCGTGACGCCCGCCAGGTCTGGGGCCTCAACTTCGGCAGCAAGGAAGACGCAACACAGTTCGCCGCCGGCATGGCCAGCGCCCTAGAAGCACTGGAAG GAGGAGGGCCTCCGCCCCCGCCACCACCTACAGCACCTCCTACTTGGTCTGTCCAGAATGGCCCCTCCGCAGAGGAGGTGGAGCAACAGAAAAG GCAGCAGCAGGCAGAGCACATGGAGCGCAGGGTCTCTAATGCAG GAGGCCCACCTGCTCCCCCGGCTGGGGGACCGCCCCCACCTCCTggacctccccctcctccaggtcctcccccaccccctggtaTCTCCTCCTCAGGGGTCTCGGCTGCGGGCCATGGAGCAGGGGCAGGCCCACCCCCTGCACCCCCTCTCCCCGCAGCACAAGGTCCCAGTGGTGGAGGGACCGGGGCCCCTGGCCTGGCCACAGCCATTGCCGGAGCCAAACTCAGGAAGGTCAGCAAG CAGGAGGAGGCCCCAGGGGCATCCTTGGCTCCCAAAGCTGAGAGCAGTCGAAGCACGGGCGGGGGGCTTATGGAGGAGATGAACGCCATGCTGGCCCGGAG AAGGAAAGCCACACAAGTTGGAGAGAAACCCGCCAAGGATGAATCCGCCAAT GAGGAGCCAGAGGCCAGAGTCCCAGCCCACTGTG AATCTGTGCGGAGACCCTGGGAGAAGAACAGCACAACCTTGCCAAG GATGAAGTCATCTTCTTCAGTGACCACTTCCGAGGCCCACCCCTCTACGCCCAGCTCCAATGATGAGTCAGACCTGGAAAGGGTGAAACAG GAGCTTCtggaagaggtgaggaaggaaTTGCAGAAAGTGAAAGAGGAAATAATTGAAG CCTTTGTCCAGGAGCTGAGGAAGCGGGGTTCCCCCTGA
- the PPM1N gene encoding putative protein phosphatase 1N yields the protein MEALARLLERLLWPSRKEEEAEEEEEEEGRSPDGPQSLLDAPRCAQRPHGGVAASCALSFGASSVQGWRAHMEDAHCAWLALPGVPPGWSFFAVLDGHGGARAALFGARHLPGHVLDALGPAPHEPEGVCKALRHAFLSADARLHALWPRGELGGSTAVALLISPCFLYLTHCGDSRAVLSRAGAVAFSTEDHRPLHPRERERIHDAGGTILRRRLEGSLAVSRALGDFAYKEAPGRPPELQLVSAEPEVTALARQAEDEFMLLASDGVWDAMSGTALAGLVASRLCLDLAPELLCAQLLDTCLCKGSLDNMTCILVCFPGAPRPCEEAIRKELALDAALGHRVAELCTSTQEPPSLNTVFRTLASEDIPDLPPGGGLYCKATVIAEAYSEFCQASAERWVVRTLCSIIFLLETCNPAPSHCPTSLSEGEIEARGRRALPDTLINSHSWS from the exons ATGGAGGCCCTTGCCCGCCTGCTGGAGCGTCTTCTCTGGCCATCTCGCAAGGAAGAagaggcggaggaggaggaggaagaggaggggaggtcTCCGGACGGGCCTCAATCCCTTCTGGACGCGCCGCGCTGCGCCCAGCGGCCTCATGGGGGTGTGGCGGCGTCGTGTGCCCTGAGCTTCGGGGCGAGCTCAGTGCAAGGCTGGCGAGCACACATGGAGGACGCGCATTGCGCTTGGCTCGCGCTACCTGGGGTGCCCCCAGGCTGGTCTTTCTTCGCAGTCCTTGACGGCCACGGCGGGGCGCGAGCCGCCCTCTTTGGCGCGCGCCACCTGCCGGGCCACGTGCTCGATGCTCTGGGCCCCGCGCCCCACGAGCCGGAGGGCGTGTGCAAAGCGCTGCGCCACGCCTTCCTGAGCGCAGACGCACGCCTGCACGCGCTCTGGCCCCGCGGCGAGCTCGGCGGCTCCACCGCTGTGGCATTGCTGATTTCCCCGTGCTTTCTGTACCTGACGCACTGTGGTGACTCCCGCGCGGTGCTGAGTCGCGCCGGCGCCGTGGCCTTCAGCACCGAGGACCACCGGCCTCTCCATCCCAGGGAACGCGAGCGCATCCACGACGCAGGCGGCACCATCCTCCGCCGGCGCCTCGAGGGTTCTCTAGCAGTATCGCGAGCACTAGGAGACTTTGCTTACAAAGAGGCTCCAGGAAGGCCCCCTGAACTGCAGCTCGTTTCCGCGGAGCCTGAGGTGACTGCCCTGGCACGCCAGGCCGAGGATGAGTTCATGCTCCTGGCCTCTGATGGAGTGTGGGACGCGATGTCTGGCACTGCCCTGGCGGGACTGGTGGCATCGCGCCTCTGCTTGGACTTGGCTCCAGAGCTTCTCTGCGCGCAGCTGTTGGACACGTGTCTATGTAAG GGCAGCCTGGACAACATGACCTGCATCCTGGTCTGCTTCCCGGGGGCCCCCAGGCCTTGTGAGGAGGCCATCAGGAAGGAGCTAGCACTGGACGCAGCTCTGGGACACAGGGTTGCAG AGCTATGTACCTCTACCCAGGAGCCTCCCAGCCTGAACACAGTTTTCAGGACTCTGGCCTCTGAGGACATCCCAGATTTGCCTCCTGGGGGAGGGCTCTACTGCAA GGCCACAGTCATTGCTGAAGCTTATTCTGAGTTCTGCCAGGCCTCAGCAGAGCGCTGGGTGGTAAGGACCCTGTGTTCCATAATCTTTCTCTTAGAAACATGTAATCCAGCCCCCTCACACTGCCCCACCTCCTTAAGTGAGGGGGAAATTGAGGCCAGGGGGAGAAGGGCCTTGCCTGATACATTAATAAATTCTCACTCCTGGTCCTGA
- the VASP gene encoding vasodilator-stimulated phosphoprotein isoform X1: MSETVVCSSRATVMLYDDNNKRWMPAGTGPQAFSRVQIYHNPTANSFRVVGRKMQPDQQVVINCAIVRGVKYNQATPNFHQWRDARQVWGLNFGSKEDATQFAAGMASALEALEGGGPPPPPPPTAPPTWSVQNGPSAEEVEQQKRQQQAEHMERRVSNAGGPPAPPAGGPPPPPGPPPPPGPPPPPGISSSGVSAAGHGAGAGPPPAPPLPAAQGPSGGGTGAPGLATAIAGAKLRKVSKQEEAPGASLAPKAESSRSTGGGLMEEMNAMLARRRKATQVGEKPAKDESANQEEPEARVPAHCESVRRPWEKNSTTLPRMKSSSSVTTSEAHPSTPSSNDESDLERVKQELLEEVRKELQKVKEEIIEAFVQELRKRGSP, encoded by the exons ATGAG TGAGACTGTCGTCTGCTCCAGCCGGGCCACTGTGATGCTTTACGATGACAACAACAAGCGATGGATGCCTGCTGGCACGGGCCCCCAGGCCTTCAGCCGCGTCCAGATCTACCACAACCCCACCGCCAACTCCTTCCGGGTGGTCGGTCGGAAGATGCAGCCGGACCAGCAG GTGGTCATCAACTGTGCCATCGTCCGCGGTGTCAAGTATAACCAGGCCACCCCCAACTTCCACCAGTGGCGTGACGCCCGCCAGGTCTGGGGCCTCAACTTCGGCAGCAAGGAAGACGCAACACAGTTCGCCGCCGGCATGGCCAGCGCCCTAGAAGCACTGGAAG GAGGAGGGCCTCCGCCCCCGCCACCACCTACAGCACCTCCTACTTGGTCTGTCCAGAATGGCCCCTCCGCAGAGGAGGTGGAGCAACAGAAAAG GCAGCAGCAGGCAGAGCACATGGAGCGCAGGGTCTCTAATGCAG GAGGCCCACCTGCTCCCCCGGCTGGGGGACCGCCCCCACCTCCTggacctccccctcctccaggtcctcccccaccccctggtaTCTCCTCCTCAGGGGTCTCGGCTGCGGGCCATGGAGCAGGGGCAGGCCCACCCCCTGCACCCCCTCTCCCCGCAGCACAAGGTCCCAGTGGTGGAGGGACCGGGGCCCCTGGCCTGGCCACAGCCATTGCCGGAGCCAAACTCAGGAAGGTCAGCAAG CAGGAGGAGGCCCCAGGGGCATCCTTGGCTCCCAAAGCTGAGAGCAGTCGAAGCACGGGCGGGGGGCTTATGGAGGAGATGAACGCCATGCTGGCCCGGAG AAGGAAAGCCACACAAGTTGGAGAGAAACCCGCCAAGGATGAATCCGCCAAT CAGGAGGAGCCAGAGGCCAGAGTCCCAGCCCACTGTG AATCTGTGCGGAGACCCTGGGAGAAGAACAGCACAACCTTGCCAAG GATGAAGTCATCTTCTTCAGTGACCACTTCCGAGGCCCACCCCTCTACGCCCAGCTCCAATGATGAGTCAGACCTGGAAAGGGTGAAACAG GAGCTTCtggaagaggtgaggaaggaaTTGCAGAAAGTGAAAGAGGAAATAATTGAAG CCTTTGTCCAGGAGCTGAGGAAGCGGGGTTCCCCCTGA